The following nucleotide sequence is from Acidovorax radicis.
CCAACCTGCAATTTGCTCCGGCGACCACAGCATCCGCAGCTTGTGAGCCACGATCCGGGCCAATGCACGGTTCTGCCTGAGCTTGCAGCGCTTTGGGCGCTGCGCTCGATTCCAAGCCGCTTCATCTGCCTGAGTTGCACGGTAGCCATCACAGCCGCCATTGCGCTTGATCTCTCGGCTGATCGTCGACGGTGCTCGCCCGAGCCGCGTTGCGATGGAGCGAATCGATTCGCCTGACACCATCGCCCGCGAGATCTCCTCGCGCTCTGCCAACGTCAATGCAATTGCTGCACGTGATCGCTGCGCAGGCCGGAATCCGCCCGTCTCTGCAAGTATCCGATGGATCGACGAGTGGGCGCGATCAAAGAGCTTGCCGATCTCATGCAGCGTCCAGCCTTGCTTCCAGCGCTCCCACATCAGCGCCTTCTGGGTATCTGAATAGTAGATTCTTGGTCGCTGTTTCATCTGCAACACTCCTTGCGCCTACGCGGTGGTTAGTGTGTTGCATCGACCGGTTGAATCTGCCGCCTAAAGCCGTCACGTTCAGATCGCGGCGAGAAGCACTGCCGGCGGTAGCTCCCCGCCACACGCCGCCAGAGATGACTGACTTTGCCCCAGAAAATTGGAGTGCGTGAGCACTCCGCAAAACAGCGACAAGGTCAGCTTGCAAATGCTCAATACACCGGCCTGCCCAGTCGTTTGCTCGCCCGTGATATGACGTAGTTCACCAGGCAATAAAGCAGCGCCACGACAAGGTACACGGGCACCAGTGCGTGGTAGTTGGCGATCAGCACCTTGGCGTTCTGCATGAGTTCACCGTAGGTGACGATGTAGCCGAAGGTGGTGTCTTTGACCACGATGACCAGTTGCGCGACCAGCGCCGGGACGATGTAGCGCAGGGCCTGTGGGAAGACGATGGCGAAGAAGACCTGGATGTCGGTCATGCCCAGGCTTCGCGCGGCGTCGGTTTGGCCCCGTGGAACGGCGAGCACGCCCGCGCGGTAGACCTCGGCCACCACGGCGGCCGTGCTCAGGCCGACGGGCAATGTCAACATCCAGTAGGTGCTGAGTTTGATGCCGACCGGCGGAAGCACCAGAAAACACACATAGATGAGCAACAGCGTGGGCGTGCCACGCAGAAACTCGATGACGGCGATGCTGGGCCAGCGCACGATCCGCAGCCGCGCCAGGCGCCCCTGCAACAGCACCAGGCCAAGGCCCAGCGCAATGACGGCTGCCATTGCCGCTGATTGAAGCGTGCCCAGCAGACCTTTGCCCAGAAAGGCCCAGGTAGTGGGCAAGGCAAAAAACCTCCAGAACCGGGCGTCGAGTTGCCCCGCCGCATGAAACCGGAACACGATGCCCGCTGCCAGCAGGATCAGCAAGGCAGCGGCGAACACACTCAACGCACGGTTGACGGCTTGGGCACGGGGGCTGGGGTCACCAAACAGAATGTCTTCGAGGGGGCGGCTCATCGCAATATCCGCACCTTCTTGTCCAAGGTGGCGCCCGCCCAGGCGATGAGCAAGCCTGTCGCCACGTACAGCGCGGCGGCCACTGCGAACGCGGCAATGCCGGCGGCAGAGTCGGTAGCGATTTTGGACACGAGCGCGGTGAGGTCCCTGCCCGGCAAAGGCACTTGCGACGCCAGTGAGGTGGACAACATCACCGCAATGAGCAGCGAGGTCATGGGCTGCACCACCGCGCGCAGCGCCTGCGGCATGACCACCGCAGAGATGATGCGCAGCGGCCGCATGCCCAGGGCCAGCGCGGCCTCCACCTGCCCGCCGCCGACGGTGTTGATGCCTGAGCGCAGGTAGTCGGCCGTGAATGCAGAGCACACCAGCGTCAACGTGAGGATCACGCTGGGCTCATAGTCGATCAGCACGTTGAGATCGGGCAGCGCAAACACGATGAAGATCAGCAGCGCCACGCTGGGAATGTTGCGAAAGATCTCGACGTAGGCCGTCAGCACAAAGCGCAGTGGCGGCAGCGGCAACAGCCGAAGCACCGTGACGACGATGCCCAGCAAGAAGCCGGGCACAAACGACAGCAGTGTGAGCTTCCAGGTCAACAAAAGGGCC
It contains:
- a CDS encoding amino acid ABC transporter permease — translated: MSRPLEDILFGDPSPRAQAVNRALSVFAAALLILLAAGIVFRFHAAGQLDARFWRFFALPTTWAFLGKGLLGTLQSAAMAAVIALGLGLVLLQGRLARLRIVRWPSIAVIEFLRGTPTLLLIYVCFLVLPPVGIKLSTYWMLTLPVGLSTAAVVAEVYRAGVLAVPRGQTDAARSLGMTDIQVFFAIVFPQALRYIVPALVAQLVIVVKDTTFGYIVTYGELMQNAKVLIANYHALVPVYLVVALLYCLVNYVISRASKRLGRPVY
- a CDS encoding ABC transporter permease subunit (The N-terminal region of this protein, as described by TIGR01726, is a three transmembrane segment that identifies a subfamily of ABC transporter permease subunits, which specificities that include histidine, arginine, glutamine, glutamate, L-cystine (sic), the opines (in Agrobacterium) octopine and nopaline, etc.), with amino-acid sequence MGGVSSLLADYGPAFGQALLLTWKLTLLSFVPGFLLGIVVTVLRLLPLPPLRFVLTAYVEIFRNIPSVALLIFIVFALPDLNVLIDYEPSVILTLTLVCSAFTADYLRSGINTVGGGQVEAALALGMRPLRIISAVVMPQALRAVVQPMTSLLIAVMLSTSLASQVPLPGRDLTALVSKIATDSAAGIAAFAVAAALYVATGLLIAWAGATLDKKVRILR